The genome window ACCAGGACGTTCGAGCCGCCGCCGAGGACGAGCAGCGGCTCACCGGCCTCGTCCGCGGCACGCACGGTCGCGACGAGCTCCGCCTCGGACGTCGTCTCGACGTAGCGCCCGACGGGCCCGCCGACGCGCAGCGTCGTCAGGTCCGCGAGCGCGGGCGTGCCGGGGTAGGTCGGGACGGGCGGGTGCGCCGACGCGGGGGCCGGGCCGGGCAGGGCGCAGGTGTCGGGCTCCACGCGTCCAGGCTAGACCGCGGGCGGCGCGGCACGGTCCGCGGCGCTCGGCACCGCGGCGCCCGCGGGCGGCCGGGCCGCGCCGGTGACCAGCAGACCGAGCACGACGGGCGCGAGGATGGCCAGCAGCGCGTGCCGGTAGCCGACGTGCTCCGCGAGCAGGCCGAGCAGCGGGGGGCCCGCGAGGAAGGCCGCGTAGCCGACCGTCGAGACGACCGCGACGCGCGGCGCGGCGCGCTGCGGGTCGTCGGCGGCCGCGCTCATCCCGACGGGGAAGCCCAGCGCGGCGCCCGCACCCCATGCGGCGACGCCGACGAGCGCGAGCCACAGCTGGTCCGCCAGACCGAAGACCAGCAGGCCGGCGCCGGCCAGCCCGACGCACAGCCGCAGCACCGCGACACGGCCGTAGCGGTCGAGCAGCGCGGTGCCGAACATCCGCATCGCCGTCATCGCCGTGACGAACAGCCCGAAGGCGACGGCTCCGGTCGCGTGCGCGGTGCCGAAGCCGTCGACGACCGCGAGGCTCACCCAGTCGTTCGCGGCGCCCTCGGTGAGCGCGGCGGCGAGCACCACGAGACCCAGGAGCAGGGTCCTCGGCTCGAGCCACGCACCGAGCGCACCGCGCGCACCGCCGGCAGGCCGTGCGGCGCGTGGGCCGTCCCCGTCGACGATCGCGTGGGCACCGCGGGGTGCCGGGTCGGCGAGGAACGCGCGCACGGCCACCACGACGGCGGTCGTCGACAGGACGAGGACCACGGGCAGGTGCACCTGGACGGGCACGTGCAGCGCCGCCGCGCCCGCGGCGACGCCGGCGGCTGCCATCGTGCCGAGCGAGAAGCCCGCGTGGTAACGCGGCATGACGGTCCGGCCCAGCCGCTGCTCGACCACCGCCCCCTCGATGTTCATCGCCGCGTCCCAGACGCCGGCACCGGCCCCCGCGAGCACGAGCCCGACGCCCACGAGGACGACGTGGCCCGTGGTGACGCCGAGGGCGGCCAGCGCGAACCCCGACGCGTTGACGCACGCGAACCCGAGCACGGTGCGGCGCGCGCCCCAGCGCTCGACCACGAGCCCGGACAGCGGCAGCGAGACGAGCGAGCCGGCGGCGCCGATGAGCAGCAGGACGCCCATCCGCTCGGGCGTCAGGCTCAGCGCGTCGCGCACGGCCGGGAGCCGGGCGGCCCAGGAGGCGAAGTTCACCCCCGAGAGCAGGAAGACGGCGAACACGGCCGCCGACGCGAGCCGGACGTCGCGCGGCGCGGGTGCGGGGCGGACGTCGGCCACGCCGCTCATCGTGCACCTCCGCGTGCGCCGGGTCGACCGGCCCGTGGCCGTCGGCGCAGCCGGACCGCGCGGACCGACGGCAGGTGGCGGCGGGCCCGGACGAGGTGGTCGAGGTCGGCGGACGCGACCGGGTCGCCACCGAGGCGGGGCGGCCCGTCACCGGGCGTGGCAGGACCCGCACCTCCCGGCGCGGGCACGTCGGACGTCTGCGGGGCGACGGCCGGGGCGACCACGACGCTCGCGACCATGGCGGCGACGATGAGCACGAGAGCCTGGCGCGCGCCGACGGACTGCGCGGCGAGCCCCAGCACGGGCGGCGCGACGAGCGACGCGACCGACGCGAACGCCGAGACCACCGCGACGCGACCTGCGGCCCGCACGGGGTCGTCGGACGCGGCGGCGATGCCGACGGGCACCGCGAGGGCGGCGCCGGCGCCCCACAGGACCACGCCCGCGCACGCGAGCGCGAGGCTCGGCGCGAAGCCGAAGAGCAGCAGGCCGACGACCGACGCACCACCGGACGCGCGCAGCACGGCGACACGCCCGTACCGGTCGATGAGCCGCGTCCCGAGCAGGCGCACGACGGTCATCGAGGCGACGAAGAGGCCGAGCACCGCGCCGCCGACGGACTCCGAGCGGGCGAAACCGTCGACGACCGCGAGCGACAGCCAGTTGTTGGCGGCGCCCTCGGAGAACGCGGCGGACAGCACGACGACGCCGACGAGCAGCGTGCGCGGCTCACGCCACGCGTCGAGCGCCGTCGCGAGGCGTCGTGCGCCGCGCCGTGCGCGCGAGACCGGGGGCGCCGCGACGGGCGGGGCCGCCGCCCGCGCAGCCGCGGCCACGACGGGTGCCGGCAGCACCACGCCCCGCAGCGACGCCAGGCGCCACACCACGACGACGACCGCGGTGAGCGGCAGCTGCACGCCCACGGGCACGCCCGCCGCGGAGGCGACGGCTCCCGCACCCGACCCGACGACCGCACCGATCGAGAAGGCGGCGTGGAACTGCGGGATGACGGTGCGCCCCAGGGCACGCTCGATGCGGGCCGACTCGACGTTGATCGCGACGTTGCCGAGCGCGACCGCGACGCCGTTGAGGAAGATGCCCGCGGCGAGCAGCGCACGGGAACCCACGGTCGGGCCGACGCCGAGCAGCACGAGCGCGGTGGCGAGCACGAGGGTCGAGACGAGCAGCACGCGACGGCTGCCCAGACGCTGCACCAGGGCGCCTGCCGTGGTGACCGTCAGCAGGGAGCCGACCGACCCGACGAGCAGCAGCAGCCCGAGGTCGGCCGTGCTGAGGTCCAGGAGGTCGCGGACGGTGGGGATGCGCGCGAGCCAGCTCGCGAAGGCGAGGCCGGCGAGGGCGAAGAGCCCGACGAGCAGGAGGCGCGCGCGGGAGACGACCGACGGGGCGTGCGGGGACACAGAGGGGCTCCGGGTGGGCAGGGGCCGGGGGTGCGGACGCGAGGTCCGGGGGCACGCCGTGGCGGCGCACCTCACCCTCGAATCGATTCGAGGGTTCCCCTCCATGGTGCGGGTACGCTGACCGCGACGTCAAACGTCCCCTGACCGCCTCGCCGGCCCCGGAGGTCCGCCCTGTCCGCGCAGCGCACCACCCTGGCCGACGTCGCCGCGAGCGCAGGTGTGTCGGTCTCGACCGCCTCCCTCGCGTTCTCCGGCTCGGGACCCATCGCGGACGCCACGCGCTCACGCGTCCTGGCGGCCGCCCGCGCGCTCGGGTACGCGGGCCCCAACCCCCTCGGACGTCAGCTGCGTCGCGGACGGTCCGGGATCGTCGGCGTGATCATGGGCGACGCGCTGCGGCGTGCGTTCCGCGACCCGGTCGCCGTGCAGGTCCTCGACGGCCTGACCGGCACGCTCGGACCGCTCGGCCTCGGCGTGCTGCTGATCCCCGGACCGGACGACCCGTCGCAGCCGGCGGTCGACCCGCTGCTGGAGTCGGCAGCCATGGACGTCGCCGTGCAGATGTGGGGCGGCACCACCGACGACCCCGTCCTGGAGATGCTCCGCCGCCGAGGCACGCCGACCGTCCTGGTCGAGGGCACGCCGCAGCCCGACGTCGCGGCCGTGGGCATCGACGACCACGGCGGGATGATCGAGCTCACCCAGCACGTGCTCGGCCTCGGCCACACCCGCATCGCGACCGTGACCATGCCGTTCGACCGGGACCGCTCGGAGGGCGCCGCCGACCCCGTGCGCCTCGCCGGCATCTCCTGGGAGATCACGCGGCGGCGGCTCGCGGGCGTCACCGACGCGGGCGTCACGCCCACGGTCGTCTGGGAGACGCCCGCGTCGCTCGTCGAGAACGGTGCGGCCGCCGGGCGCGCGCTCCTGTCGCGACCCGACCGGCCCACCGCGATCGTGTGCCAGTCGGACCTGCTCGCGTCGGGCGTCGTGCTGGCGGCGCGCGAGCTCGGGCTGCGGGTGCCGCAGGACGTGTCCGTCGCCGGGTTCGACGGCCTGGATCTGCCCTGGCTGGCGCCCGACGTGCTGACGAGCGTCGCCCAGCCGCTCGCCGAGAAGGGCGCGGCCATCGGCGAGGCCGTCGCGGAGCTGCTCGCGGGCCGCACGCCGGAGCCGCGCGTGCTGCCGGTGCAGCTGCGCATCGGCACGACGACCGGGCCGGTCCCACCGGGCGCCTGACGCGCGGCGGCGGCGGCTCAGACGAGGCGGACGACCGCCTGTGCCTTGCCCAGGACACGCACGCCCTCGACGCTCACCGTGAGGTCGAGCCGGACCGTGCCCGCGTCGGCGTCCAGCGCGCCGACCGTGGCGACCACCTCGACGGAGGCCTCACCGGGGTCCGGGACGGGCACGGGACGCGTGAAGCGCGTCCGGTAGTCGACGACGGCGCCGGGGTCCCCCGCCCAGTCCTCGACCACCGCGGCGGCCGCACCCATCGTCCACATGCCGTGCGCGATCACACCGGGCAGCCCGACGGACGTGGCCACCCGCTCGTTCCAGTGGATGGGGTTGAAGTCGCCGGAGGCGCCCGCGTACCGCACGAGGCGCGCGCGGTCGACGGCGATGGTGCGCCGGGCGACCTCCTGGCCGACCGCG of Cellulomonas dongxiuzhuiae contains these proteins:
- a CDS encoding MFS transporter, with amino-acid sequence MSGVADVRPAPAPRDVRLASAAVFAVFLLSGVNFASWAARLPAVRDALSLTPERMGVLLLIGAAGSLVSLPLSGLVVERWGARRTVLGFACVNASGFALAALGVTTGHVVLVGVGLVLAGAGAGVWDAAMNIEGAVVEQRLGRTVMPRYHAGFSLGTMAAAGVAAGAAALHVPVQVHLPVVLVLSTTAVVVAVRAFLADPAPRGAHAIVDGDGPRAARPAGGARGALGAWLEPRTLLLGLVVLAAALTEGAANDWVSLAVVDGFGTAHATGAVAFGLFVTAMTAMRMFGTALLDRYGRVAVLRLCVGLAGAGLLVFGLADQLWLALVGVAAWGAGAALGFPVGMSAAADDPQRAAPRVAVVSTVGYAAFLAGPPLLGLLAEHVGYRHALLAILAPVVLGLLVTGAARPPAGAAVPSAADRAAPPAV
- a CDS encoding MaoC family dehydratase, which translates into the protein MTAGTRPEAGDLAVGQEVARRTIAVDRARLVRYAGASGDFNPIHWNERVATSVGLPGVIAHGMWTMGAAAAVVEDWAGDPGAVVDYRTRFTRPVPVPDPGEASVEVVATVGALDADAGTVRLDLTVSVEGVRVLGKAQAVVRLV
- a CDS encoding MFS transporter, which gives rise to MSPHAPSVVSRARLLLVGLFALAGLAFASWLARIPTVRDLLDLSTADLGLLLLVGSVGSLLTVTTAGALVQRLGSRRVLLVSTLVLATALVLLGVGPTVGSRALLAAGIFLNGVAVALGNVAINVESARIERALGRTVIPQFHAAFSIGAVVGSGAGAVASAAGVPVGVQLPLTAVVVVVWRLASLRGVVLPAPVVAAAARAAAPPVAAPPVSRARRGARRLATALDAWREPRTLLVGVVVLSAAFSEGAANNWLSLAVVDGFARSESVGGAVLGLFVASMTVVRLLGTRLIDRYGRVAVLRASGGASVVGLLLFGFAPSLALACAGVVLWGAGAALAVPVGIAAASDDPVRAAGRVAVVSAFASVASLVAPPVLGLAAQSVGARQALVLIVAAMVASVVVAPAVAPQTSDVPAPGGAGPATPGDGPPRLGGDPVASADLDHLVRARRHLPSVRAVRLRRRPRAGRPGARGGAR
- a CDS encoding LacI family DNA-binding transcriptional regulator, with translation MSAQRTTLADVAASAGVSVSTASLAFSGSGPIADATRSRVLAAARALGYAGPNPLGRQLRRGRSGIVGVIMGDALRRAFRDPVAVQVLDGLTGTLGPLGLGVLLIPGPDDPSQPAVDPLLESAAMDVAVQMWGGTTDDPVLEMLRRRGTPTVLVEGTPQPDVAAVGIDDHGGMIELTQHVLGLGHTRIATVTMPFDRDRSEGAADPVRLAGISWEITRRRLAGVTDAGVTPTVVWETPASLVENGAAAGRALLSRPDRPTAIVCQSDLLASGVVLAARELGLRVPQDVSVAGFDGLDLPWLAPDVLTSVAQPLAEKGAAIGEAVAELLAGRTPEPRVLPVQLRIGTTTGPVPPGA